The region TTTGCGCACCATCTCCATGCCGAAGGTGAGGATCACCAACTGCACAAACCAGATCGCGACAAAACTGGCCCAGCCCAGGGTTGAAAGGCCAAGGATGGCGTTGTGATCGAAGCTTGCCAATTGCGGCCAGACCGCCACCAGCAACACCCTCAGAACCACTGAAGCCAGGTATGTCTGAATGCCGAACCAGGCGATGGCAATCACCGCACGGATGATCGCCGGCAATTGTGCGCCGTAAATCCCGAAGCTCATGCGGCTGATGACCGGAAACGGCACGCCGGTCTTCTGCCCCATATAGCCGGACAGGTTCATGAAGAAGTACACCAGCGCCGCACCTACCGCCAAGGCAGCGAGAATCTGCCAACCGGACAGACCGAGCGCGAACAGGCCCATGGCAAAGGAGTAGTTGGCGATGTTGTGCACATCGTTGGTCCACAAGGCGAAAATGCTGTAGCCACCCCAGCGTCGGCCGGCAGCCTTGGTTGGCGCAAGATCGGCGTTGTGCAGTTTCGGGCTCAGACTGCTGTGCCCCGAGACCTGCGCGGTTACAGCAGGGTCAGGTGACAGGTACGCGGTATCCAGAGGTTTGGAAGTATCCAATTGCATGTTCCCCGGGCTCCTGCTGCAGCGCCTATGGTGCTGCAGCAAATTATTGTTGGACTTGAGAGTTGGGACCGCTGTCAGCGCCTGGTCTGCGCTGCATACAAAGATTGCATACAATATTTGTATTACGATTTTCGAGGAACAATTTGTGTGCCAAATGAATAGCAATCAGCGCTGAAGGTACGCTGCCTTTTCGACCTAATCTGCTGTTTTATAACTGATTTAATTTTTGATCGAGCGCCTCTTCAAGGTGATTTAGTTGACCGTTTGGTCAGCGGAGATTGTGGTGAAAATGGGGCTTTGGGTAACGATAGCCGGTAACGTGTATCCAATCGAATGATACTTATGTGCACATTATCGCGTGAGCAGCCCGCTCCTAGTTGGGTTCCATGGAGGGCTGGGTCGCGGATGAATTTTTATATCCAAACTTTTGGTCATCGCTCATTTGCGGCATGCTGGAGCCATCAAGGAATTTCGGAGCTGGTAATGACGGAAAAACTCCCCGCATCGACCGTAGAGCGCGTCTACCTGGGGGTCCACGAGGCAATCAGAAAGCGCACGCTGCGCCCTGGCATGAAACTGGGCGAGTCCTCGCTTGCCGAACTGTTCAAGGTCAGTCGCACGTCGGTACGCGCAGCGCTCAAGCAACTGGAAGGCGATGGGCTGGTGTCCACCGAGCTGAACAAAGGTGCCTGGGTGTCGCTGCCCAGCGACGAAGACATCCGCTCGGTGTTCGAAACCCGCCGGCTAATAGAGATCGGTATTGTCACCGAGCTTTGCCGACGTGCCGATAAGAGCTTGCTGCAGCCCTTACGCATACATGTGGCCGCAGAAGAAGCCGCTGCCGATGCTGGCGACCACGCTCGCTACGTCAACCTGCTGGGTGAGTTCCACCTGCGACTTGCCGAGGTGCTGGACAATCCGGTGCTCCTCGACTGGTTCCGCAAGCTGATCGAGCGCGGTTCACTGTATGCCTCTACCCTCGACGACGAACGCCATGAAGCGTGTCGCGGCAATGAACACCTGCGCCTGATCGAGTACCTGGAAGTTGGCGATCAGTCGGCGGCGATCGAGCTGGTGTGCACCCACCTGAGCGGTATTGAGGAGGCCATTCTCAAGGCCACCCACAACCTCAAGGCCGACTACCATCCGCTTAAACATTTGATCGGTGGCTGAACAACGCATTCACGAATCCACTGCTATCGATCCCGATATTTAATTGGCCGATACCTTTGGCTTTTTATAGGGTACGCAGCCTCCTTCAAGAGGTCGTGAAATGATTGATCGTGTGTTCGTCAATGCCGTCGCTGCCGATGGCAGCCACTTGTCCCTGGCCGTTGCCGATGGCCGTATCGCCCACTTCGGCAGCGACGTGGCTGCCATCCCAGGCGTTGAGTGCATCGACCTGGGTGGGCAACTGCTGCTGCCGGGCTTTGTTGACGGCCATATCCACCTGGACAAAAGCTTCGTCGGCGACCGCTGGCATCCGCACCAGGCTGTCGGCAGCCTGCGCGAACGTCTGGCCGTGGAAAAACGCGAACTGGCCCTCGCGCCCTCGATCGTGGAACGAGCAGATGCGTTGATCGCCCAGGCGGTTTCGTTTGGCACCGTGGCAATGCGTAGTCATGTCGATGTCGATGCCACTACCGGTTTGACTAATCTGCATGCAGTGATGCAGGCACGGGAAAAGTGGCGAGGCATCGTCGACATCGAGCTGGTGGCTTTCCCCCAGGCTGGTGTGATGTCTTGCCCAGGCACCGCCGATGTACTCGAAGCGGCTATCTGTGACGGTGCCAATGTGATCGGTGGCATCGACCCTACTACCCTCGATGGTGATGCCGAGGGTCAGTTGGATGTGGTCTTCGGGATCGCCGAGCGTCATGGCGTGAAGGTTGACATTCACTTGCACGAACCCGGCCTGCAAGGCGTCGAGCAACTGCAGCGAATTGCTGCCCGCACCTGCGCTGGCGG is a window of Pseudomonas sp. DG56-2 DNA encoding:
- a CDS encoding amidohydrolase family protein, with protein sequence MIDRVFVNAVAADGSHLSLAVADGRIAHFGSDVAAIPGVECIDLGGQLLLPGFVDGHIHLDKSFVGDRWHPHQAVGSLRERLAVEKRELALAPSIVERADALIAQAVSFGTVAMRSHVDVDATTGLTNLHAVMQAREKWRGIVDIELVAFPQAGVMSCPGTADVLEAAICDGANVIGGIDPTTLDGDAEGQLDVVFGIAERHGVKVDIHLHEPGLQGVEQLQRIAARTCAGGLQGRVTVSHAYALGQVPDDELARIAATLAQAQVSILTNAPGDHAFPPILRLRAAGVNVFAGNDNIRDAWWPYGNADMLQRAMLIGYRSGFYSDEDLNVALAMATTAGAAVMEKSGYGLEVGNEATFLVLKAPNAAAAVAAVPGERRMVRRGELQP
- a CDS encoding GntR family transcriptional regulator — translated: MTEKLPASTVERVYLGVHEAIRKRTLRPGMKLGESSLAELFKVSRTSVRAALKQLEGDGLVSTELNKGAWVSLPSDEDIRSVFETRRLIEIGIVTELCRRADKSLLQPLRIHVAAEEAAADAGDHARYVNLLGEFHLRLAEVLDNPVLLDWFRKLIERGSLYASTLDDERHEACRGNEHLRLIEYLEVGDQSAAIELVCTHLSGIEEAILKATHNLKADYHPLKHLIGG